The proteins below are encoded in one region of Penicillium psychrofluorescens genome assembly, chromosome: 4:
- a CDS encoding uncharacterized protein (ID:PFLUO_007191-T1.cds;~source:funannotate), producing the protein MPPPPHIKPENVLKRAQELIAVGQSPAALTVLHEHVTSKRTRSSPIASLEPVMLLFVELSVDLRKGKAAKDGLYQYKNIAQNTNVGTIEIVLKKFIELAEQKVTEAQAKADEIQSSLESAAPSTNVEDLEAIETPETILLATVSGEQSRDRTDRAVVTPWLKFLWETYRTVLEILKNNARLEIMYQSTALQAFQFCLKYTRKTEFRRLCELLRNHVQNAAKYSSQMHAINLSDPDTLQRHLDTRFQQLNVAVELELWQEAFRSIEDIHTLLNLSKRPAKNVMMANYYEKLARIFLVSENYLFHAAAWNRYYNLLRLSSVALASGQGTKKENPSVTEAEMTKAASFVLLSALAIPVISTTRSRGALVDVDEARKNKNTRLTNLLGMLQPPSRSVLFRDALNKGLLKRVRPEIRDLYNILEVDFHPLSICKKITPILKEIGADPEMEKYVLPLQQVILTRLFQQLSQVYESVELKFVYELAQFPAPFQITPAMIEKFIMNGCKKGDLAIRVDHISGVLTFDSDVFSSSKAMHAGSAAGSAESEFGSVQRLQHTPAEIARFQLARLAKTLHVTCMYVDPSYNEARLQARQTAQARALAGTAQEHEETLARRIVIEKKKEAATDALQRKQREEETRKRIRTQQIQEAEKQRLLNEHRDREQKRIKDEQDRIRQEELKKQLEELKTGVKGIDISEIDLDELDANRLRAMKLAQLEKEKNELNDRIRTTAKRIDHLERAFRREELKHIPEDYEQQKKHDMELYEQTKEETLKEAKAKHAEAVTLKHRLGRLVPHFSSFRKELSEKRHEEFEKRRKAAEREFEAKKKQRVKEVQERRRREKQEREEEERQRKEEEERTQREEEERVAREEERRRALAEEKAKREEERAKLDETAARQKQREEEAEARRAQRKTGPGAAPVAAPAEPTTERTAPRLNLAGRTGGAGGWREKQAAREAAGDSPAAPAAAPAREEAPRRTGGGYVPPHLRNAGASSGSSPPPPRESSNGPPSERYVPRRMRDPASEQPSAPPAEESKGSSGKWVPRWKQQQS; encoded by the exons atgccgcctccgccgcatATCAAGCCTGAGAATGTCCTCAAG AGGGCCCAGGAACTCATCGCCGTGGGCCAGTCCCCTGCCGCTCTTACCGTCCTGCACGAACATGTCACCTCCAAGAGGACGCGTAGCAGTCCGATCGCCTCTCTCGAACCCGTGATGCTGCTGTTTGTGGAGCTCTCGGTCGACCTGCGCAAAGGAAAGGCTGCAAAGGATGGTCTCTACCAGTACAAGAACATTGCGCAGAACACCAACGTGGGCACCATCGAG ATCGTTTTGAAGAAGTTCATCGAGCTTGCCGAGCAAAAAGTCACCGAGGCTCAGGCCAAGGCCGATGAGATCCAGTCGTCCCTCGAATCCGCCGCGCCTTCCACCAACGTCGAGGACCTCGAAGCTATCGAAACCCCCGAGACCATCCTGCTTGCGACTGTCTCCGGTGAGCAGTCTCGCGACCGTACCGACCGCGCCGTCGTCACTCCGTGGCTCAAGTTTCTGTGGGAGACCTACCGCACCGTCCTCGAGATTCTGAAGAACAATGCCCGCCTCGAGATCATGTACCAGTCGACCGCCCTGCAGGCCTTCCAGTTCTGCCTCAAGTACACCCGCAAGACCGAATTCCGCCGCCTCTGTGAACTTCTGCGGAACCACGTTCAGAATGCCGCCAAGTACTCCTCCCAGATGCACGCCATCAACCTGAGCGACCCGGATACCCTGCAGCGCCACCTGGACACCCGCTTCCAGCAGCTGAATGTGGCCGTGGAGTTGGAGCTGTGGCAGGAGGCCTTCCGCAGCATTGAGGATATCCACACTCTGCTGAACCTGAGCAAGCGCCCTGCCAAGAATGTCATGATGGCCAACTACTACGAGAAGCTGGCTcggatcttcctcgtcagTGAGAACTATCTTTTCCATGCTGCCGCATGGAACCGCTACTACAACCTGCTCCGCCTGTCGTCGGTCGCTCTGGCCTCCGGTCAGGGtaccaagaaggaaaaccCTTCGGTGACCGAGGCCGAAATGACCAAGGCCGCCTCCTTTGTGCTCCTGTCCGCCCTTGCTATCCCGGTCATCAGCACCACCCGCTCGCGCGGCGCTctcgtcgatgtcgatgagGCTcgcaagaacaagaacacTCGTCTCACGAACTTGCTGGGTATGCTGCAGCCCCCGTCTCGATCTGTGCTTTTCCGGGATGCCCTGAACAAGGGCCTTCTGAAGCGCGTCCGCCCTGAGATTCGGGATCTGTACAACATTCTGGAGGTCGACTTCCACCCGCTGTCGATCTGCAAGAAGATCACTCCCATCCTTAAGGAGATTGGTGCCGAtccggagatggagaagtACGTCCTGCCGCTGCAGCAGGTCATCCTCACTCGTCTGTTCCAGCAACTCTCGCAGGTCTACGAGTCCGTTGAGCTCAAGTTCGTGTACGAGCTGGCCCAGTTCCCTGCCCCTTTCCAGATCACCCCCGCCATGATCGAAAAGTTCATTATGAACGGCTGCAAGAAGGGCGATCTGGCCATCCGTGTGGATCATATCTCTGGTGTTCTCACCTTTGACTCGGAcgtcttctcctcgtccaaggCCATGCACGCCGGCAGCGCCGCTGGATCGGCAGAGAGTGAGTTTGGCTCCGTGCAGCGTCTGCAGCACACCCCGGCCGAGATTGCCCGCTTCCAGCTCGCTCGTCTCGCCAAGACTCTTCACGTTACATGCATGTACGTGGATCCCTCTTACAACGAGGCCCGTCTACAGGCCAGGCAGACCGCCCAGGCCCGCGCCTTGGCTGGTACTGCCCAGGAACACGAGGAGACCCTGGCTCGCCGTATCgtcatcgagaagaagaaggaggcagCCACGGATGCCCTGCAGCGCAAAcagcgcgaggaagagaccCGCAAGCGTATCCGCACCCAACAGATTCAGGAAGCTGAGAAGCAGCGGTTGCTCAACGAACACCGGGATCGGGAGCAGAAGCGCATCAAGGATGAGCAGGACCGCATCCGACAGGAAGAGCtcaagaagcagcttgaGGAGCTGAAGACCGGCGTGAAGGGCATCGATATCAGCGAGATTGATCTagatgagctggatgccaACCGCCTGCGCGCCATGAAGCTCGCtcagctggagaaggagaagaacgaGCTCAATGACCGTATCCGTACCACGGCCAAGCGCATCGATCACTTGGAGCGTGCCTTCCGCCGTGAGGAACTCAAGCACATCCCCGAGGACtacgagcagcagaagaagcacGACATGGAGCTTTACgagcagaccaaggaggagaccttgaaggaggccaaggcgaagCATGCCGAGGCCGTTACCCTGAAGCACCGTCTCGGCCGCCTTGTTCCCCATTTCAGCAGCTTCCGCAAGGAGCTGTCGGAGAAGCGCCACGAGGAGTTCGAGAAGCGTCGCAAGGCTGCCGAGCGTGAGTTcgaggccaagaagaagcagcgTGTCAAGGAGGTGCAGGagcgccgccgtcgcgagAAGCAGGAgcgcgaagaggaggagcgccAAcgcaaggaggaggaagagcgtACTcagcgcgaggaggaggagcgggtcgcccgcgaggaggagcgccGTCGTGctctggccgaggagaaggccaagcgcgaggaagagagagc CAAACTCGACGAGACGGCTGCCCGACAAAAGCAAcgcgaggaggaagccgaagctCGTCGTGCCCAGCGGAAGACTGGACCTGGTGCAGCACCTGTTGCAGCACCTGCCGAGCCTACCACCGAGCGTACCGCTCCTCGCTTGAACCTCGCCGGGCGAACCGGTGGCGCTGGAggctggagagagaaacaggCTGCTAGGGAAGCGGCCGGCGACTCACCAGCAGctcccgccgccgcgcctGCGCGCGAGGAAGCGCCTCGCCGAACTGGTGGTGGATACGTGCCGCCGCATCTGCGCAATGCCGGAGCCAGCTCTGGATCCTCCCCGCCACCTCCCCGTGAGTCCTCGAACGGGCCGCCCTCTGAACGCTACGTGCCCCGCCGCATGCGCGACCCTGCCTCCGAGCAGCCATCAGCACCCCCTGCCGAAGAGTCCAAGGGATCTTCTGGCAAGTGGGTTCCGCGgtggaagcagcagcagagctaA
- a CDS encoding uncharacterized protein (ID:PFLUO_007192-T1.cds;~source:funannotate) → MPTNRAAWQDEAGIKLSIRSTAYETEVAANQILVKVQAWAINPCDHMLQDVALPFVKYPVILGEDIAGTVVSTGSSAATRFRPDDCVLAFAKGTTGGPTMGGFQEYVIVDADTASPIPKWISFAEASVFPLAIYSSAHALFSSQMLGLPLPRVGKTESDSGKYLLVWGGSSVLGSNAIQMARAAELDVLSTASERNFVHVKKLGANKVFDYSSESVVDDIVAELDSRDPGLCVGIFHAAGNVEPCLQIAAKTKGSPFVVSSGPVPEDKVPSGVRAKMVFGDQDDIVCKIYGDFLPRALAERRYVVAPEPLIIQTKGLEGIQEGYEVLKKGVSARKVVVEAE, encoded by the coding sequence ATGCCTACGAACCGTGCAGCCTGGCAAGACGAAGCGGGGATCAAGCTATCGATCCGGTCAACAGCCTACGAGACCGAGGTCGCCGCAAACCAGATCCTAGTCAAAGTTCAAGCCTGGGCAATCAACCCCTGCGACCACATGCTCCAGGACGTCGCCCTCCCCTTCGTCAAGTACCCGGTGATCCTAGGCGAAGATATCGCCGGCACGGTGGTGTCTACCGGCAGTTCTGCAGCAACACGCTTCAGGCCCGACGACTGTGTCCTTGCCTTTGCAAAGGGCACGACAGGTGGACCCACAATGGGCGGGTTCCAAGAGTACGTGATCGTTGATGCGGACACGGCTAGTCCTATCCCGAAGTGGATCAGTTTCGCTGAGGCAAGCGTGTTCCCACTTGCGATATACTCGTCTGCACATGCGCTGTTCTCGAGTCAGATGCTCGGACTACCGCTGCCACGGGTCGGGAAGACTGAAAGTGACAGTGGGAAGTATCTACTTGTTTGGGGAGGCAGTTCTGTGCTGGGAAGCAATGCGATCCAGATGGCGCGCGCGGCTGAGCTGGATGTGCTGAGCACGGCGTCGGAGCGTAATTTCGTCCATGTCAAGAAGCTGGGCGCCAACAAAGTGTTTGATTACTCGAGCGAGAGCGTCGTCGATGATATCGTCGCCGAGCTAGATTCTCGTGACCCTGGGTTGTGCGTAGGCATCTTCCACGCGGCCGGAAATGTCGAACCATGCCTCCAGATAGCAGCCAAAACAAAAGGGAGTCCATTTGTGGTATCTTCAGGTCCAGTTCCCGAGGATAAAGTGCCCAGTGGCGTGCGGGCGAAGATGGTGTTCGGGGATCAGGATGACATCGTGTGCAAAATCTATGGGGACTTTCTGCCGCGCGCGCTGGCGGAACGCAGGTATGTTGTTGCACCGGAGCCGTTGATAATCCAAACCAAGGGGCTGGAGGGCATCCAGGAGGGCTATGAGGTATTGAAGAAGGGAGTGTCGGCGAGGAAGGTGGTTGTTGAGGCCGAGTAG